A window of the Nitrosopumilus ureiphilus genome harbors these coding sequences:
- a CDS encoding succinate dehydrogenase, which produces MKESTIMKIHYGTALAAVALVAVHVLMRLTMGFAESLEYESVLANYKFIPYAAMLELILILLSIHGFNGLRVILLELKQGRVYEKAVSYGCLAAMFGLIAYGSRTIIMTNMGMV; this is translated from the coding sequence ATGAAAGAAAGCACAATTATGAAAATTCATTATGGAACTGCTCTGGCAGCAGTAGCTTTGGTTGCAGTCCATGTCTTAATGCGTCTTACGATGGGATTCGCAGAGTCTTTAGAGTATGAATCCGTTCTTGCAAATTACAAATTCATTCCATATGCTGCAATGTTGGAATTAATATTGATCCTACTTTCTATTCATGGATTTAATGGATTGCGAGTTATTTTGTTAGAATTAAAACAAGGACGAGTTTATGAAAAAGCTGTTTCATATGGATGTCTTGCAGCAATGTTTGGTTTAATAGCATATGGTTCAAGAACAATTATTATGACTAACATGGGGATGGTATAG
- a CDS encoding nucleoside 2-deoxyribosyltransferase gives MNQQEQTIKIFLANPLGFSEAGRFFLKEKFIPQIQNDKIRIINPWRNFDSDEKKIQEILKKDANEQDHELNEFNEFLGDRNESDLRSSDMVIAILDGVDVDSGTAAEIGLAYGLGKKIIGYRGDLRQTGENNQVQINLQVEYDIKKSGGKILNSIEQLSEYLKNEVEHI, from the coding sequence TTGAATCAGCAAGAACAAACTATCAAAATTTTCTTGGCTAATCCGTTGGGATTTTCTGAAGCAGGGAGATTCTTTCTAAAAGAAAAATTTATTCCTCAAATTCAAAATGACAAAATTCGAATTATAAATCCATGGAGAAACTTTGATTCAGATGAAAAAAAAATTCAAGAAATACTGAAAAAAGATGCTAACGAACAGGATCATGAATTAAACGAGTTTAATGAGTTTTTGGGAGATAGAAATGAATCTGATTTACGCAGTTCTGATATGGTTATCGCAATATTGGATGGTGTAGATGTTGATAGTGGAACAGCTGCAGAAATAGGTTTGGCATATGGTTTAGGAAAAAAGATAATTGGCTATCGTGGCGATTTGCGACAAACAGGAGAAAACAATCAGGTTCAGATTAATCTACAAGTTGAATATGATATTAAAAAAAGTGGCGGAAAAATTCTAAACTCTATAGAACAACTGAGTGAATATTTAAAAAATGAAGTAGAACACATCTGA
- a CDS encoding metal-sulfur cluster assembly factor codes for MSQDIKQLRVKIFDELSKIVDPEINTSIVELELIDEVDINNNNVKVDLHLTSPFCPAVFGFKICQDVHDNLLKVDGVDDVKVNVSNHFMAEQINNQVNNSPNPKKSG; via the coding sequence ATGAGTCAAGATATCAAACAGCTTAGAGTGAAAATCTTCGATGAGTTATCAAAGATTGTAGATCCAGAAATTAACACTTCAATTGTAGAATTAGAATTGATTGACGAAGTTGATATCAATAACAATAACGTCAAAGTTGATTTGCATCTCACCAGTCCATTCTGTCCTGCAGTATTTGGTTTTAAGATTTGTCAGGATGTTCATGATAATCTCTTGAAAGTAGATGGAGTTGATGATGTTAAAGTAAATGTATCAAATCACTTTATGGCAGAACAGATTAACAATCAAGTAAATAACAGTCCAAACCCAAAGAAGTCGGGTTAA
- a CDS encoding succinate dehydrogenase/fumarate reductase iron-sulfur subunit — protein sequence MAQVSHIADEQASTPVSSSKSITLRIARYNPEHDDSSQFMEFTIPYERWTTVLEAILEVKKHFDHSVAVRYSCRQATCGSCGMMINGKPRLACFTKISELKSDVVTVEPMNNFPIIRDLAVKFERLFDTHHKIKPYLIRDDAELESDEKEFLQSPEEVEQYIQFANCIKCGLCNSACPTMATDSSFVGPQALAQAYRYVADSRDKGKDSRLKIIDESHGIWRCHFAGSCSQVCPKGVDPAMGIQLLRGYLLGFRG from the coding sequence ATGGCACAAGTGTCTCACATTGCAGATGAACAAGCATCCACACCAGTATCTTCATCAAAATCAATTACACTTCGAATTGCAAGATACAATCCAGAACACGATGATTCAAGTCAATTCATGGAATTTACAATTCCGTATGAACGATGGACAACTGTTTTGGAGGCAATTCTTGAGGTCAAAAAACATTTTGATCATTCAGTAGCAGTACGTTATTCATGTAGACAAGCCACATGTGGTTCATGTGGAATGATGATTAATGGAAAACCTCGATTGGCATGTTTTACAAAAATTAGTGAATTAAAATCCGATGTTGTTACAGTTGAACCTATGAATAATTTTCCAATTATTAGAGATCTTGCAGTAAAGTTTGAAAGATTATTTGACACTCATCACAAAATCAAACCATATCTTATCCGAGATGACGCTGAACTAGAATCTGACGAAAAAGAATTTTTGCAATCTCCTGAAGAAGTAGAACAATACATACAATTTGCAAATTGTATCAAATGTGGGCTGTGTAATTCCGCATGTCCTACCATGGCAACTGATTCTTCTTTTGTTGGACCCCAAGCATTAGCTCAAGCATATCGATATGTTGCTGATAGCAGAGATAAAGGAAAAGATTCCAGGCTGAAAATTATTGATGAATCTCATGGAATCTGGAGATGTCACTTTGCGGGCTCTTGTAGTCAAGTATGTCCAAAAGGTGTTGATCCAGCAATGGGTATTCAGTTACTTAGAGGATACTTGCTAGGTTTTAGAGGTTAA
- a CDS encoding beta-propeller fold lactonase family protein: protein MSYSVDAYAQTDSFRLMDYDANTDRVYVANSGQDEVWVINATAAPDTFQVLAKISVGTDPRDIAISDDGTKIYVTNHFDGTVSKITYDPITDEYDSTYIPLDVGNLPWGISLVSGKLFVANWGGSNIGGTDYDGTLTIYNFTGNPPRTDIPIGGNLDGGPWGLNSHPNDTWLVITDDGQEKLVLIHRVTMEMFEIDLSQIECYNPWDPVITDDGLIVTPCGDSYDITTMPNSIELESPLTVFAEPIVAGEPAFFPVFNLKNCWNLDYSFGGCTVGPPQKLQFEDEGATHNEPWAVYSQGDKIYGVDMYNKANPGEEQEEGTLLIWDATTLDLVSDGKIEYEDHPDKVGVGPRDVLVTPDGKIFVSNSGTHEISNKQNELGGTPFDYSSAVGASIIACDGSNCITSHPVTTTDNTLWFIIAGIVIAIVIIIFIVIRKQKKN, encoded by the coding sequence GTGAGCTATTCAGTTGATGCTTATGCTCAAACAGACTCTTTTAGGTTGATGGATTATGATGCCAATACAGATCGAGTGTATGTTGCAAATTCTGGTCAAGATGAAGTATGGGTAATAAATGCAACAGCAGCTCCTGACACTTTTCAAGTGTTGGCAAAAATTTCCGTAGGGACAGATCCTAGAGATATTGCAATTAGTGATGATGGAACCAAAATCTATGTGACAAATCACTTTGATGGGACAGTATCAAAGATCACATATGATCCTATTACTGATGAGTATGATTCAACTTACATTCCATTGGATGTAGGAAATCTCCCTTGGGGAATATCTCTTGTTAGCGGTAAATTATTTGTTGCAAACTGGGGAGGAAGTAACATTGGCGGCACAGATTATGATGGCACATTAACAATATACAATTTTACTGGAAACCCTCCTAGAACAGACATTCCAATTGGAGGCAATCTTGATGGTGGACCATGGGGACTTAATTCACATCCCAATGACACATGGCTTGTAATTACAGATGACGGTCAAGAAAAACTTGTACTAATTCATAGAGTAACTATGGAAATGTTTGAGATTGATTTGAGTCAAATAGAATGCTATAATCCATGGGATCCTGTAATTACAGATGACGGTCTAATTGTTACACCCTGTGGAGATAGTTATGATATTACTACTATGCCAAACTCTATCGAACTAGAATCACCACTCACTGTTTTTGCCGAACCAATCGTCGCAGGCGAACCTGCATTTTTTCCAGTTTTCAATCTTAAGAATTGTTGGAATTTAGATTATAGTTTTGGTGGCTGTACTGTAGGTCCTCCGCAAAAATTACAATTTGAAGATGAAGGTGCAACTCATAACGAACCATGGGCAGTTTATTCTCAAGGTGATAAGATCTACGGTGTCGACATGTATAACAAGGCAAATCCTGGAGAAGAGCAAGAAGAAGGTACTTTGTTAATATGGGATGCCACCACATTGGATTTAGTATCTGACGGAAAAATAGAATATGAAGACCATCCTGATAAAGTAGGTGTTGGGCCTAGAGATGTTTTGGTTACTCCTGATGGTAAAATTTTTGTATCCAACAGTGGAACACATGAAATATCTAACAAGCAAAATGAATTGGGAGGTACGCCATTTGATTATAGTTCTGCAGTAGGTGCATCAATCATTGCATGTGATGGTAGCAACTGCATTACAAGTCATCCAGTTACCACAACTGATAACACTCTATGGTTTATCATTGCAGGTATTGTCATAGCAATTGTGATAATTATATTCATAGTAATTAGAAAACAAAAAAAGAACTAA
- the argH gene encoding argininosuccinate lyase: MYRSRLGTDLSDITLDYVSSINDDSEIAYYDIIGSQAHTLMLYQNSIITKNDAKKILSTLDILKNEKFDTSSGAEDIHELIESLVIKKVGMASGGKMHTARSRNDQVALDIRMKIRDDINIICNCLLDTIEALVSVAKNHQKTIMPLYTHLQQAQAGLFSHYLLAYADVLSRDFQRLYGTFERVNQSPLGAGPVGGTRIPIDRQSTAKMLGFDGVVENSIDATSTRDFVAEYVAMISILMTNLSKISEDFVIWSTSEFSFIELADEFTSPSSVMPQKKNPDILELTRGKTSEIIGNLTAILTTIKGLATGYGRDLQQIKSSIWETSKISISALLILKSILLTLKVNEKQMKKVTKSSNLIALDIAEKLVQEGIPFRVTHKISGVLVQLAYQSKKPISKLSLEQIKKSVSDTKVDPKIVSKIISTTTVVSSLKDRKSFGSSGYDEQKRMISDRIQKINQYRIDVTKRENKISSSVESLTKQIDEIIK, translated from the coding sequence ATGTATCGTTCACGTCTTGGTACTGATTTGAGTGATATCACTTTAGATTATGTTTCATCAATTAATGATGATTCTGAAATTGCATATTATGACATCATTGGAAGTCAAGCTCATACTTTGATGTTATACCAAAATAGCATCATAACAAAAAATGATGCAAAAAAGATCTTATCAACATTAGATATTTTGAAAAATGAAAAATTTGATACATCTTCTGGAGCAGAAGACATTCATGAACTAATTGAATCACTAGTAATCAAAAAGGTTGGCATGGCAAGTGGTGGAAAGATGCATACTGCTAGGTCTCGAAACGATCAAGTTGCTTTAGATATTAGAATGAAAATTAGAGATGATATTAACATCATTTGTAATTGTCTTTTAGATACTATTGAAGCCCTAGTTTCCGTAGCCAAAAATCATCAAAAAACAATCATGCCACTTTACACTCATCTTCAACAAGCCCAAGCTGGTTTGTTTTCTCATTACCTTTTAGCTTATGCAGATGTATTGTCCAGAGACTTTCAGAGACTCTATGGAACATTTGAAAGAGTAAATCAAAGTCCACTTGGTGCTGGACCTGTTGGTGGAACACGTATTCCAATTGACAGACAAAGCACTGCAAAAATGTTAGGCTTTGATGGAGTTGTTGAAAATTCAATTGACGCAACAAGTACGCGTGATTTTGTTGCAGAATATGTTGCCATGATTTCAATTTTGATGACCAATCTAAGTAAGATATCTGAAGATTTTGTAATATGGTCAACGTCTGAATTTTCTTTTATTGAACTAGCCGATGAATTTACATCTCCTTCAAGTGTAATGCCTCAAAAGAAAAATCCAGATATTTTAGAATTAACACGTGGTAAAACATCTGAAATAATTGGAAACCTTACTGCAATCCTTACAACCATCAAAGGATTGGCAACTGGTTATGGACGTGATTTGCAACAGATTAAATCTTCTATCTGGGAAACATCGAAAATTTCAATCAGTGCATTATTGATTTTAAAATCCATACTTCTTACTTTGAAAGTAAATGAAAAACAAATGAAAAAAGTCACTAAATCAAGTAATCTCATTGCACTTGATATTGCTGAAAAATTAGTTCAGGAAGGAATTCCTTTTAGAGTGACTCATAAAATTTCAGGAGTTTTAGTGCAATTAGCTTATCAATCAAAAAAACCTATTTCAAAACTAAGTCTGGAACAAATAAAAAAATCTGTATCTGATACCAAAGTCGATCCAAAAATTGTATCTAAAATCATTTCTACTACTACTGTTGTTTCTTCCCTCAAAGACAGAAAATCATTTGGCTCTTCAGGCTATGATGAACAAAAAAGAATGATTTCTGATAGGATTCAAAAAATTAATCAATATAGAATAGATGTCACTAAAAGAGAAAATAAAATTAGTTCTTCTGTTGAATCATTGACAAAACAAATAGATGAAATTATAAAATAA